The window TCCTTCTTTTGAGAAAAGAACTTCCTAGCACCTTTGAGCATCTTCGAAAACCAGTACAAATTCAGAAAGTCCAATACTAAGTATCCACTAACAATCCACACTCTATAGTAAATCTTCACAATCACAGCACACTGAGGGTCCATCAATGTTACAATGAGGGCATACCAATTGTAAGGAAGTGTAGCTATTctagaaagaaagaaaagtgCCATCATACTCAGCGAAGCAAACTTGTACCAGAAGTTGTCCTTGTTTCCCAACTGGTAGTGGTACCATCGCAAATTGACAAATGGTGTGGAGAGCTCCGCAATTGTTCGAAAAGTGATCAAGTACATGAATATCCCTTGATTAGCAAGTGAAAAACTAATACTTAACAGTCCTGTAACATGATGTGAGATACTGCCCATGTCAGAGCGAAGGTAGGGATCCATAAAACAGACAATGAAATCACCAACAAAGTATCCCAATGAAAATTGCAAGCTTGCGAATCCCAGAGAGTTTTTCGAGAAAATATAGTTTGTTCCCAGAGATCCAGACAGGATAAGATACACATCAATCACAGTCACGACGATGGCATGGATGGTTGAACTTATGAGGGTATGGAAATGGGTCTGCAGCTTCGGCGGGATGTTTTTGGTACGAGGTTGAAAAATACCACAAGCAAGCGGGCTCAGAAGTTTCGGCAGTATCAGTGCGATAATGAACGAGATGATGGACACTGGAGTAATGACAAAATTCCAGCTCGAAGGCTCCACATACCACTCTTCATCTGGTCCAGCCATGATCACTATCTGTGCAAAGAGATAAAAGAGAATGACAAAAAATACCTTAGGAGAATATGCATAGCTCtagatatagatataaatACACTGCCAAGATACAGCCAGCTGCCTAGCAACTAtagactattattataattgtacaactatagtatagttgtacaattattatggCAACAGATGAGAAGAGAAAAACCATGAGAACACTCACCTAGCTCGTACTCAGATATATAGTGCAGTTGCTCTGGAGGAAAAGTGACCATGTGACGGTTGTAATAGTAATCAGGTAAAGGTGATGGGTTGTATGTGCATGGatttctgcgcatgtgcattacCTAAAGAACTCCACGTGGCCTTTCTCTTTTTGCTTTGACCCATGTGAAGGGTTTGTGTATCTTTTTCAATCGGATAAATCATGTAAGTAATCGGTAATCTGAGTGTACTATCCTCCATGGATTGTCTGTATTTCTCTCTATAGCGAGGAAGCCGGAGTCACAATGGCTGACACGGATGGGTAAGGCAACTTTTGTGCTATGTTTAATTGAGTAATTGCCATTTTTATACACAGAGGTGATGTTCCCcaagcagcagcagcagtcCCAGCCGAAGCTGGCCAAGGAATGACCATCAATGATGCCTTGAAAGATGTTCTCAGGAGCTCGAGAGTTTTGGATGGTCTTGCACGTGGACTACATGAGGCTGTGAAGACATTGGACAAGTAAGCCTGCCGCTGTTACGTACATATGTACAGCAAATGTATTTTGTACGTTGTAATTGAGAGCTGCCTATGATGATACACGAGCTCCCTCTACTGAATATTATGTGTAGAATGCTCTTTCCGGAATCACTATGTATCTGAGGTGTTCTCTCAACATTTATCCTTTTTCTtatcataatttatattatGTGTATTTTTCAGACGTCAAGCCATTCTATGTGTATTGGCCAAGAACTGCTCTGAAGCAACCTATGTGCGACTGGTTGAGGCTCTGTGCAACGAGCATCATATTGCACTCTTGAGGGTAGGCAAATTGTGTACTGCAAAATAATGTATTTTGTACATGGTAATTGAGAACTGCCTATGATGATACACGAGCTCCCTTTACTGAATATCTTGTGTAGAATGCTCTTTCCGGAATCACTATGTATCTGAGGTGTTCTCTCAAACTTTATCCTTTTTGTTAACATAATGTGTGTTGACAAATTGTTTTGTTGCGTGGTAGGTTGAAGACAGAGAAGAGcttggtgagtgggtgggtttGTGCAAAATTGACAAGGATGGAAAACCAAGGAAGATTGTCAAGTGCAGCTGCGCTGTAATCAAGGTGATTAATTGCACAGCAAAAATGTATTTTGTACGTTGTAATTGAGAGCTGCCTATGATGATACACGAGCTCCCTCTACTGAATATTATGTGTGGAATGCTCTTTCCGGAATCACTATGTATCTGAGGTGTGCTCTCAACATTTTCCTGTTGCTTTTAGATTATCACTTAAAATAGCTGATATTTTAGCGTGTGGATATTGCTCACCTCATTTAGACTGTGCTACACTATAGGCCTGAAAGGTGGTTTTTTCTTCTTCTATGACTGGGCACGTCCTTGCCATTTTGGGGGTTCTGTATAATTACTGTTAAGTGCTTCTTTTGTTTCTACTCTAAGATATTTTACTCTGTGTTTTCTTTGTAGGATCTCCCTGACACGCAGTCCTGGGAAGTGGTGCAGGAGTACATCAAGACCAAGGCAGCCACTGCTTAGTGCCTGGAATGAAACTGTGTCGTATAacaattgttgtgttttgaAACAGAATGACCATGTATATTTTCATCGGTTCATTTatgtaatattattatgcatatGGATTACATGAATTTACATTATTGGTGCCAAGTGTACATTACGTACCTCCAAGTATGTAATTTTTCTTCATTGATTTTTCATTAGGAAGATTAATCATGAGGGTTGGAGCATTTCTGTAATTAGGTGTGTGGGCGGGCTGTCAGTTCTATTGTGACATTTATAAACGATGATTCAGCACATACGTATAATACATGTTCATACAAATGGCTAGCTATGCTGTTTATGCATGAGTTGGTCACATTCCTGTGAATTAGGGAAGCTGATGTCCCAGAGGGCAGGATTGGTGTTCGGGGGTGGGTGGAGGTTCTTGTGACGACACGTGTGCTTTAAGTGCTCACGTTGTCCCTCATGGATGCCGTCATCATCACCATACCACTATAGAgatgtgtgagggggtgggagtgtgtgtgagtgtgtggtgggtgaGAGGAGGGTGCTATTTGATGAAAAGAGAACAACTATATTTTATTTTCTAGTGTAACTTAACAATGCTTGGCAGCACAGCATGCATATAGATATACTGCATTCGACTTACTTGATCGCAATCAGGGCATGCTTTTCCGTCCAGTTTTGCTCTATCTGATTTCTTGAGTATCTTTGTCACACAAGCATACTCTGGTAGTCCGTACTTCTCTACCAAGCGTctgcatatgtgtgtgtgtgtgtgtgggtgtgggtgtataAAGTGTTTGCTGAAGGCAATCAGCCTTATAGAAAAGGCAATGGGATGAGGATAAGGcgaaaatggacaatttgggcctGAAATAAATCACTGATCTAACAATATGTAACCACATCATATTGTAGGACCACCAAACAGCTACTCATTTGTTTTGAAATCGGGACGTTTGCAACACAAATTATGGACAATCAAAGATAGCTCCGAAAACAGGCCAGGTGGGTAAAGTATGAGAACACTGAAACTATTGGCATTAATTAGGGGATAGGGTTGTAAGTGACTCACGCTCTATCATCCTCATCATTACCGACGTCTTTGCTCCGCCCTTTTGTTGAGTTTGAAGCTGTTCCAGCAATAGCACCACTCACTAAATTCGGAGAGTATTCGAATTTAGAATCAGAATCATCGTCGTGCCCAGCTTGGGAGCTCCCGTCGACGTGGTTGCTATGCAATTTCTTTCTATCAGGCACTGTTCCTTCGATCTCAGCTGACCCACGTCGTTTACTGCGATTGGAAGTGCCGTTGAAATATTGAACAAAACCGTTTTTGTCAGAATCTATAGCTCTACCCAAAATATTCTGTACTGTCGTTATACCAGGAGTGATGGGTATCATTGTAGGTGCTAGAGATATGGAGGGCGTCTTTAATAGTATATTGCGTCCTTGTAAATATCGCTGCTTGCCATCTAGAGTAGTAGGAAATACGAAATGTTGCTGATATGATTTCCTGGATTGAATTGAGCCTGAAGGAGGGCCACCACAGAGTTCTGGGGACGGGGGACAACTTTGAGAAACGTCCAATGAAAATTGAGAGtcggagagagggattgggtTTGTTCGAGTACCAGGTGGTGGAGTTTTGAACTTTGAACTGTCGTTATCAATTTTTGTAGTGCTGTGAAACATGCTGACTGATGCTGCACCATATGTGActggtgtggagggggtggttttGTGGGGGGAGGAGCCAAGAAACGGTGGGGAATTACATTCAGATAGATCGGGAGACGGTAGCTCTGTCTCACTGAGTATGTTGGGGGTGTGGTTTTCATAGTTAGCGGAGGAAGCAGACTCAGGGGAAATGTTACTATTAGTTTCTTTGTATTTGATTCTATTAGTTTGTCGTTTGAGCTGTAAAGGTCTTCGAGGAGATGTCTTTGCACTGTTGCCAAACAGACTCACACAAGTTTGTGGTGGATCTGCGATAAGAGGATAGTTTTGTGATTCCGCTTGAGTTGCATCAACGCCTGTTTCGTCATCTCTAATAATAACCACTTCTTCCTCACTCACTTCAGTAGACTCACTATCATTTGCTGACTCATCCGTTAAGGTTTTTTCTTCCTCAATATTACCAATGTCTCCATTGCTCTGCTCTGGTATCTGAACAACAGTGCTTTGATCTATAACTTGTCCGCTGTGGGGGGTAGAGGTTGCCCTAGAAACAGGAGATTCCCCAAACAAAGAGATGCCAGTTTTGTTGAAGTTAGTCTTGATTGCCTCTACTGACAAGACACTGCCATTGTGAGGCAGACCTTGCTGAGATTCCAACAATCGTATGTACTCATTTTGTTGCTTAATTTTCTTCTTAGCCTTGGATACATTATATTTTATCCTGTGAGAATAAAGTAATTGTCATTAGCTTCTCTTCACTACTGGATAACTGCTCATAGTATGCATCAAAAAATAAAATTCGCACAGTTTAaatgtattaattttaaaacACCCAACTTATTTTAAAGACGGGATAGAattatagtcataattattgtacgtacatttgtcaccatacatgtacgtacgtagtaCTCACACTTCAAATTGTCTATCTTTATCCCTCAGTTGCTCAGCCTGCTCTTGCACTTTCGTTTCAAGCTCTGCAGACAACATTGATGGTATTTGTATCTTATATGACCATCAGACCTTCTTTTAATACCTTGGATTTCACTTGTATGTAGCCTACAGATCTGCTCCAGTGCATCTGTGAACGTCCTAGCAACTCCTCCGTGCTCCATATGCAAGGCAGACACCACTAGCACTCTGGCCAGAGGCACACTCAAGAAACCATCCACTCCAGTCGATCTAGTCGAGTACAGGATCGATCCTATACCACTGCACTTTTCATTTTAGCCAACTTGAACTTTAGACCCAGATATAgagcccctcccactattATTGGGTACACGACACGTCGAGTGTAGCAtgctcagctagctagctagttattcTGCagcactagctacagtgcagtTCGTTGAGAAGGAATGGAGGATCAAGCTGTTCTCAGATTGATTGGCCAGTACCTAACTGAGCACAAGTACACAGTGACACTCAGTGCCCTGGAGAAGGAGAGGTATGCAACTAGACTGTCAGACTGTACGCTGGACATGCACAGTGGTGTTCTCGTTTCATGGTTTTTTTGGTTTTTTTGGTACCTGCAGTGGAAGAAAGTATACTGGTGGGAGCACTGAGACAAAGGGAGAGCTGCAAACAATATTGAGTGAGCTCTAAGAGTACGCGAATTACATTCACTGTGATGCATTTTACTTGCAGATGAATACGACGCAAGAGTGAAGCAAAAACGGGAAATTGAGTCTTGTGTGGAGTTCCTGGTAAAATGATTAAAATAaatggctagctagctactgattTGATGTGATTCCTCCCCCTCTTTTGTTTGATAGTTTTCACAAGGAGAAGGAGAGTATGCAAACGAGGTAATGTATTGTGTATAGAAATAATATTAATAGCGAAGTTTAATTCTTCCAAGGTGTGAggattaggccactccaagtgatactctggtttctggtccaccgcccgcatcagattttattcttggattccatctcattattggatttctatctcattatttctactacgcatgcgcagaatggtccatgtggtactgatattcatttgaaaaataatgagattcataaggtgaattgataatgacataatgagaaaagccgcccgcccgcatgcaattagaaaaacttcaggaccagaaaccagagtgtcacttggagtggccttattaGGAATCACACTAATGTATCTTCTTTTTTTTAGCTTTGGTGTAGCTTCAACGACCTAACTGGTGGACTCAATGTCCTTGTTGTCAGGTTGATAGAGAATGGAGGTAAGCATGACCTACACAAGTGAACCTGTCTCCCTAAATGAGATCTGAATAAGTGAATGGCTATTGAGAGTCCATTGGAGTGGACATACATATGACACAGTTATTTCTTTATTTATGCATAcacttattataataatttatgaacTCTGTTTTTCGGGAAAACGCCAGAGTCAAACACATCGTCTGAAAGAGCTCCGTATAATCCTTTCAGAAGGAGCAGCTTTACTTGTATCCTTTACTGTCTCAGTGCTAATCTATATATTTACTCTCTCAAACTTTCCAGTGGTTGCATTTGGGTCTCCCAAATCTCAGCTGGGTACAATCGAGCTGCCCCTTCCCTTGGACCCCGACTGTCCCCCAATCACCCCCATCCCCAACATCCTCACTGCCTCAGGCAATCCAAAGGGGGCCATTTTAGCACTGGACTTTCATCCCACACAACGGTACATTTTATGAGCAGTGCTCTTATAGCGCCGTAATAGAAGAGTTATGTACAGGATCGCGTGATACTTGGGCGACGTACTAGTTTCATTGTTGAGCCAGTAATTAGCTCCAGGTATTTGTTGTAAATTAGGTCATTGAGTTCCAATCGCTCTAGTTGTTTTATCGTGGTACATACGTATGCTCAGGAACCTGCTCGTGTGCGGTACAATGGATCGCCTGGCTCACATTGTGGACATCGATAATCTTGATGAGCCTGTTTTGCAGTCATTTGAGAACCACACCAAGTGAGTGCACACTAACTGTGCATCCACTTGACCCATACTCTCTGTATACTGCCAACGTGCATGAGGTGTATAGCCTTTTCCAATATGAGATTTAACACCTAAAAGAGATCAAACCATGCTCAGCTATTCATATTCAGTTTTTCTCACATTAATGGGAAGTTGTGACTGTATCCATGTCCTCTGTAGGTACGTTGTGCGTGCTTTGTGGTCTCCATCAGGAAAGTACTTCATTACTGGCTCCTACGACCACACTGTCTGTGTGTACAGGTCAGCCctcacacacctacacacacacacacacacacacacacacacacacacacacacacacacacacacacacccactcgtcAGGAACTCCTCGCCACAGTATATGTGTATTACAATAGGTGGTTTCATAGCATCTGTGTGTGTTAATGCTCTCAACGGTGCGTTACCTTTTCCTACTCTTTGGTTCTCACAGTAAGAAAGCTGATTCCAGTTCTGAGTATGAGCTGACTCAGCGAGTGGAGATAAGTGGAGCCGTGGAATCACTGACCTTTGCAAAGGTACCATGTAGTCAGTGTATCAACCCAGTGGAACCTGAGGTGGTAGCCATGCACATTTTAATATTGAGCTTGTTCCTTGTTTTGAGGATGAACAAGTCTTTGAATTTCATATTaaagtatacacatgtactgtacagagGGTGCCTTGAGAAGTGTCCACTGTATGTCGTGCATACATTCTCATATATACATTGTCGTATATTTGTGGCCTTGATTCACCGCTGTTCGTATTGCTGCAGGGAGAGGATGTGTTTGTGGTGGGAGCGAGGAATAACAACCACCTCCTCTGTTTTGACCTCACCTCTGGCAAGGCCACAAAGGTAACGCATACTATCTAGCTTATATTACCTATGCTTTTTCTGTGAATGGAAATGGTGAAACTGTACTCCAGGGAGGCGAGCTTATCCCCCTAATAGAGTGAACCCCTGTATCCTTAATTTTAATTACACATAGCATTATATTGTTACATTAGCTCAAATGTAGTTCACtatctgtttgtttgtgtacagaCTCGCTCTATCAATATGAATGCATTTGGAGATGACTTTGTGAGCTTTGTGGCCATGCACACTTCCTTCAGTCCTGACGGCATGTACATCCTTGTCTCAACCGGTGAGTTACTTAGGacacacaagcacatgcaAAATATACTCATTTGAGGCTAAACCATTTCCTTTTGTAGATAAGGACCGACTGATAATTTATTCATGGGAATCGGGAAAGCAGGTAATTTATACATTATGCGTACGCAGGTACTTATTATATCGATTCTGCTGCAGATTGCCAATTTCTATGGCGCTATGAATGACGAGTACAGTCAGCCGAGACACTGCTGGGATCCATCTGGGCGTTACATTTATGGGGTCAGCTATCATACCTCATTAACTCTCTGACAAAATAATTCGTTGTATTGTAGACATTGCAAATGGGCTTGTTCTGTACTGTAGTAGCTATAGGTTGTGTCCATGTATGTAGCAATGGATACTTTGATTGAtacagccccccccccttttctTGCAGACCTCTCAAGACAAGAGCATTGTGGTCTGGGAGATCAAGAGCCAGTCCATTGTAACTAGACTCATTGGGCACACTGGAGTAGTGGTGAGTCATGTTACCCATACCAACCAATACAAGCActtgtctctactaaatctgtggctCTCTACTAAAAACCATTCATGTTGGCCTCATCTTGCGGTAGTCATGTTAGTGTCATGTACCAATACAAGCacttgcatgtgtgcatgtgctgtggaCCATAACTGATAACTGACACCACAGCTGCTGCTAAAACTGTTTTCCATCTTTTTGTTGCAACTACTTTTGAAGCAGTTTTTGCAGCATGTCGGTATCAAGCTTGGTTCCTTATGGCAGCTATTCGTTGTCTGAAACTCTACCTCTATCCAAACTTGAGTCACCTCTGCAAGAGATTGAAGTGAAAACTAGCAACAGGACTCCAAGAAAGTCTGCAAATCCTCAGCACACACCACTCCGTGAAGAAAAGGATGATTCTGCTCTACTCAGTTTCAAGCTGGTGAA of the Halichondria panicea chromosome 2, odHalPani1.1, whole genome shotgun sequence genome contains:
- the LOC135332085 gene encoding TLC domain-containing protein 4-B-like; this encodes MAGPDEEWYVEPSSWNFVITPVSIISFIIALILPKLLSPLACGIFQPRTKNIPPKLQTHFHTLISSTIHAIVVTVIDVYLILSGSLGTNYIFSKNSLGFASLQFSLGYFVGDFIVCFMDPYLRSDMGSISHHVTGLLSISFSLANQGIFMYLITFRTIAELSTPFVNLRWYHYQLGNKDNFWYKFASLSMMALFFLSRIATLPYNWYALIVTLMDPQCAVIVKIYYRVWIVSGYLVLDFLNLYWFSKMLKGARKFFSQKKDS
- the LOC135332055 gene encoding uncharacterized protein LOC135332055, with the protein product MEHGGVARTFTDALEQICRLHTSEIQELETKVQEQAEQLRDKDRQFEVIKYNVSKAKKKIKQQNEYIRLLESQQGLPHNGSVLSVEAIKTNFNKTGISLFGESPVSRATSTPHSGQVIDQSTVVQIPEQSNGDIGNIEEEKTLTDESANDSESTEVSEEEVVIIRDDETGVDATQAESQNYPLIADPPQTCVSLFGNSAKTSPRRPLQLKRQTNRIKYKETNSNISPESASSANYENHTPNILSETELPSPDLSECNSPPFLGSSPHKTTPSTPVTYGAASVSMFHSTTKIDNDSSKFKTPPPGTRTNPIPLSDSQFSLDVSQSCPPSPELCGGPPSGSIQSRKSYQQHFVFPTTLDGKQRYLQGRNILLKTPSISLAPTMIPITPGITTVQNILGRAIDSDKNGFVQYFNGTSNRSKRRGSAEIEGTVPDRKKLHSNHVDGSSQAGHDDDSDSKFEYSPNLVSGAIAGTASNSTKGRSKDVGNDEDDRARLVEKYGLPEYACVTKILKKSDRAKLDGKACPDCDQWYGDDDGIHEGQREHLKHTCRHKNLHPPPNTNPALWDISFPNSQECDQLMHKQHS
- the LOC135332066 gene encoding WD repeat-containing protein 5B-like; the protein is MEDQAVLRLIGQYLTEHKYTVTLSALEKESGRKYTGGSTETKGELQTILNEYDARVKQKREIESCVEFLFSQGEGEYANELWCSFNDLTGGLNVLVVRLIENGVVAFGSPKSQLGTIELPLPLDPDCPPITPIPNILTASGNPKGAILALDFHPTQRNLLVCGTMDRLAHIVDIDNLDEPVLQSFENHTKYVVRALWSPSGKYFITGSYDHTVCVYSKKADSSSEYELTQRVEISGAVESLTFAKGEDVFVVGARNNNHLLCFDLTSGKATKTRSINMNAFGDDFVSFVAMHTSFSPDGMYILVSTDKDRLIIYSWESGKQIANFYGAMNDEYSQPRHCWDPSGRYIYGTSQDKSIVVWEIKSQSIVTRLIGHTGVVRDVQFCSELNILISCGFDGSIRMWRNTSSDSD
- the LOC135332092 gene encoding small ribosomal subunit protein eS12-like, which translates into the protein MADTDGGDVPQAAAAVPAEAGQGMTINDALKDVLRSSRVLDGLARGLHEAVKTLDKRQAILCVLAKNCSEATYVRLVEALCNEHHIALLRVEDREELGEWVGLCKIDKDGKPRKIVKCSCAVIKDLPDTQSWEVVQEYIKTKAATA